The Acidimicrobiales bacterium genome includes a region encoding these proteins:
- the caiD gene encoding crotonobetainyl-CoA hydratase — translation MTDAHDASRSSVSTRIHDGVLEVVLDRPKANAIDAAASRELGRVFAGFRDDPSLRVAVFTGAGDRFFSAGWDLGAAAAGEEFEADYGEGGFGGFGELPGRNKPVVCAVNGLAVGGGFEIAMAAEFVLAADHAQFFLPETSLGIIPDVGAIRLPRMLPPVVANEVLFGGRRLDAMEAERWGLVNRVVPASDLRDAALELAGRIAAAAPLAVEAVMAIDRATRQLSTDEAFVHLRSGDLEAYGRMLTSEDAQEGPRAFTEKRDPHWQGR, via the coding sequence ATGACCGATGCCCACGATGCCTCCAGGTCGTCGGTCAGCACGCGGATCCACGACGGCGTGCTGGAGGTGGTCCTGGACCGTCCGAAGGCCAACGCCATCGACGCTGCCGCCAGCCGGGAGCTGGGGCGGGTGTTCGCCGGGTTCCGGGATGATCCGTCTCTGCGGGTCGCCGTGTTCACGGGTGCCGGGGACCGCTTCTTCTCGGCTGGCTGGGACCTCGGCGCCGCGGCGGCCGGTGAGGAGTTCGAGGCCGACTACGGAGAGGGCGGTTTCGGGGGGTTCGGTGAGTTGCCGGGGCGGAACAAGCCGGTGGTTTGTGCCGTGAACGGCCTGGCGGTGGGCGGCGGCTTCGAGATCGCCATGGCGGCCGAGTTCGTGCTGGCCGCCGACCACGCCCAGTTCTTCCTGCCCGAGACCAGCCTGGGGATCATCCCGGACGTGGGCGCCATCCGCCTGCCCCGGATGCTGCCACCGGTGGTGGCCAACGAGGTGCTCTTCGGCGGCCGGAGGCTGGATGCGATGGAGGCCGAACGGTGGGGCCTGGTCAACCGGGTCGTGCCGGCTTCCGACCTGCGGGATGCCGCCCTCGAACTGGCCGGCCGTATCGCCGCCGCCGCACCACTGGCCGTCGAGGCGGTGATGGCCATCGATCGGGCCACCCGCCAGCTGTCCACCGACGAGGCGTTTGTTCACCTCAGGTCCGGCGATCTGGAGGCCTATGGGCGGATGCTGACGTCGGAGGACGCCCAGGAGGGTCCGAGGGCGTTCACCGAGAAGCGAGATCCCCACTGGCAGGGTCGTTGA